The following is a genomic window from Paenibacillus sp. FSL R5-0766.
GGTATATGAACGGCTTCCTGATGCGCCTTGGCGTCGTACTGGAACCGATCCAATGGCTCGCAGACGAGAAGTATGTACTGGCAATCGTCATTATTGTACAGCTGTGGCTGAGCCTGGGAACCAGCTTCCTGGCTTTTATTGCAGGACTGCAAACCATTGATCGTTCTCTGGTTGAAGCAGGAACCGTAGATGGGATCAAAAACCGCTGGCAGGAGCTCTGGTACATCACCTTGCCTTCGATGAGACCGCAGCTGATGTTTGGTGCGGTAATGCAGATTACCGCTTCCTTCGCCGTAGCTGAGATTTCCATCGCACTGGCAGGTTTCCCGAGCGTAAACTATGCGGCACACACAGTTGTCACACATCTGATGGACTTCGGAACCATTCGTTTCGAGATGGGGTATGCCTCGGCCATTGCAACGGTCCTGTTTGCCCTGATGCTCGGTACAAACGTTTTCACGCAAAAAATGCTTAGAAAGATAGGTGAATGACGATGACCAGCAAAGTACGTGCCGTGTTTGGCATGCCAAAAAGGCTTAATCGGTCATTTACCGTCAGCCTGATGTTATTTGCATTGCTGGGCGTGTTCGGCTCCTTTATGGTGCTTCCGCTCATCTATGCTGTCAACAATGCATTCAAGCCGCTGGATGAGCTGTTTATTTTCCCGCCGCGCTTCTGGGTGAACAATCCGACAACGGAGAATTTTGCCGATCTGATCAATCTCATGGGTAATTCGTGGGTGCCGTTATCCCGCTATATTGCCAACACATTGCTCATTACGATACTTGGCACAGCGGGGCATATCCTGCTTGCATCTGCAGCAGCTTATCCGCTGGCGAAATATCGTTTTCCGGGTTCCAAAGTGTTGTTTACCATTGTCATTCTGTCCCTGATGTTCTCGCCGCATGTTACGGCGATTCCGAACTACATGGTCATGTCCTGGCTTGGCTGGATTAACACTCATGCCTCCATTATTGTGCCATCACTTGCATTCTCGCTGGGACTTTTCCTGATGAAACAGTTCATGGAGCAGATTCCCGATGCTTTGCTGGAGGCAGCCAAAATCGACGGGGCCAATGAATATCGGATATTCTGGAGCATCGTGATGCCCAATGTGAAGCCGGCATGGCTTACGCTCATGATCCTGCAGTTTCCAGCGTTATGGGGAACGGATGGCGGGAGTTTCATTTACAGTGAAAATCTCAAAACGCTGCATTATGCGCTCAGTCAGATTGTGCAGGGAGGGATTGCAAGAGCTGGTGTAGGTGCGGCTGTTGCTTTGCTGCTGATGATCGTACCGATCACTCTGTTTATCATCTCTCAGAGCAGTGTTATGCAGACGATGGCCACTTCGGGCATGAAAGAGTAGAAAGGAGGCAGCGAGGTGCGGAGAAGCACATGGAACAAACGTAAATCGATCATCATGGGCATGATCTGCCTCCTGTTGTTCGTTCAAGAGGCGCCCTATGTGAATGCAGACGGTAAAACGGATGCGTATCATTATTCCTTCTGGGGTGACGCAGTTCCTTCACCCGCGGCATATGAGGCAACAACCATTATCACCGGCAAGAAGTTGAACACAACTCCGATGAAAGAGCCAAGCGACATGCATGTTACCGCCAATCAGCACGTCTTTGTGCTCGATTCGGGCAATGGCCGCATCATTGAGATGGATCGCAACTTCAAGCTGGTACGGACGATTGATTCATTTGAGCAGGAAGGCAAGGAAGATCATTTTAAAAATCCACAGGGATTGTACGTCACGGAAAAAGGCCATCTGCTGGTCGCTGATTCGGATAATCACCGGGTGGTGCATCTGGATGAACAGGGGAAGCTGGTCAAGATCGTGTCTGAACCAAAATCGGATCTGTTAAAAGCAGACTTCCAGTTTAAACCGATGCGGATTGTTATGGACAAAGGGGAGCGTATCTACGTCATGGCCGAAGGCGTATTTGATGGATTCATGGAGTTCAGCGCCGACGGTACATTCTCTTCCTTCATTGGAGCGAACAGAGTTCAGGTGGACCCGGTGGAGTATCTGTGGAAACGGTTTGCAACACGGGAGCAGCGGAGCCAGATGGTGATGTTCACTCCAACGGAATTTACCAATCTGGATATGGATGAAGAGGGCTTCATCTACGCCACTAGCGGGGATCGCGGCAAAGATCCGGTCAAGAAGTTGAATGCCCAGGGTACAGACATTTTGCGCAGAGAAGGCTATCAGACCCCGCAGGGGGATTTGCTGTATACCCAGGAAGCAGGGCCATCCCGCCTGATTGATGTGGATGTGGGTGACAGTGACATGTATTCCGTACTGGATTCCAGCAAGGGCCGAATCTTCACCTACAATGGAGACGGATACCTGCTCCATATTTATGGCGGCATTGGAAACCGCCTGGGCCAGTTTAATACACCTGTTGCCCTGGAACGTGCGGGAGACCGAATGTTAGTTCTGGATAAAGCGCTGGGTGAAATCACCGTCTTTCAAACAACTGAATACGGACGTACTCTCCACGAAGCGGTGCGCAGCTACTATAACGGTGATGAAGATCAATCTTCGGTGCTGTTTGCCCAAGCTGCCGAGATGAACGCTAACTTGGAATATGCGTATGCGGGAATTGGCAAAGCATTGCTTCGTCAGAAGGAATACGCCGAGTCTGCGAAATATTTCAAGCGCAGCATGGAGCCCAAAGGGTATTCCAAAGCTTTTCTTTTGTACCGCAAAGAGCTGATGCGTGAGCATTTTTCATGGATGATGTCCGGTATATTCCTGGCTGTCGCTGCGATTGTCACCGTCATCATCGTTCGCAGGCAGAAAAGGAGGACTACGAATGCAGGCATCAAGTAAGCAACTATACCAGTACCCGCTGCATCTGATTTTTCATCCGTTTGATGGATACTGGGAAATGAAATATGAACGGAACCAGAGAAACTCACTGCTGATTGCTTTCATGATCCTGATGCTTCTGGTCATCACCAAAATTTTGCATGCCCAGTACAGCGGTTTTCTCATTAATCTCAGTAATCCAAAGTACCTGAACAGTCTGCTCGAAATGTTATATGTCATTATACCGGTACTGTTTTGGTGTGTGGCTAACTGGTCGTTAACCACATTGATGGACGGGGAAGGCAAGTTCTCCGAAATTTTCATGTCAACATGTTTTGCACTGGTACCGTTGTTCCTCATTCATTTCCCATGGATCTGGTTGAGTCTTGTGATCTCACAGCAGGAAACTGCCTTTTATTATTTCTCCAATGCACTCGCCGTTGTGTGGACGGTATATCTGTTATTTGTGGGGAATATGACGGTTCATCAGTACACACCAGCCAAAACGGTGCTCACGATGCTGCTGACACTTGTAGCGATGGCGTTTATGGCATTTCTGTGCCTGTTATTCTTCAGTCTTGTACAGCAGATTGTATCGTTTGTCGTAACCATCTATCAGGAATTAGTGCTTCGGGGCTAAGGGAGGAGGAAATTGTTATGAATTATACCGTAGCCAAAAAAATAACAGGAATGCTGCTCGCGGGCAGTTTGCTTCTGGGCGGTTGTCAATTCTCGCCAACACCGCTCGCTCACGAGACAGTGACTGCCGCTGATCAGACGGACTTTCCCTCCCTGCCTCCCGGAGAGAAACTGAAATCATCGTTCAGCGATGTCCGCCTTCCCGGCATGGTAGGTATTGCGCAGAATGCTGCGCTGCAGTTGTTCATTAACGAAGAGACTGCCGAGATTGCAGTGATTCACACGCAGAGCGGGCAGATCTGGCGCAGCAATCCTGCAGATCGTGAGCAGGATGGGGTTGCTGCCGGGATAAACAAAGACCTTTTGTCATCACAGACAAAGCTCAGCTTCTTCAACAGCCTCGGACAGAGCAGCACCGTGAATTCCTTCACGGATAGTGTTGCACACAAGCAGATAAGCTACGAGGTGCTGCCAAGCGGCGTGCGGGTCCACTACCAGTTTGGAAGCACTGAGCGATCCATAGAAGACTTGCCGATGAAGATCAGCAAGGAGCGATTTGAACAAAGGCTGCTTGCACAGCTAGACAAGGCCGGGCAACGGGCCTTGAAGGTCGGCTATGCGGAAGACAAGGATGAAGGCGCTTACGTCCGGATTGATAAGGCGATGCAAGGATTGCAATTGTCCCGGGCCTTGAAGGCTTTTGACACAGCCGGTTACACATCGGAGGATCTGGCTCAGGATCATGCCGAGTTTGGCATTGAAGAGGAACGAAGTGGACCACGGCTGTTTATGCTTACGATGGAATATGAGCTGGATGGAGAGGATCTGCTTGTACGTGTTCCGTCCTCAGGCATTCATTTTCCGGAGGAATATCCGATCAACAGCATATCTGTAATGGATTATTTCGGGGCTGGGGGTTCAGAAGAAGAGGGCTCCATACTGGTGCCGGATGGTTCGGGAGCGCTGATCCATTTTAACAATGGCAAGCTGCAGTATCCTGCCTATCAACAAGATATATACGGACCGGATATGACCATGAAACTGCGGGAAGCAAGTTCGAATGAAGCCAGAGCCAGGTTGCCGGTATTTGGACTGATTCGGAAAGAGGGAGCTTTTCTGGGCATTATTGAAGAAGGGGATGCCGTTGCAGTTGTGAATGCCGATATCAGCGGCAAACTGAACAGTTACAACAACGTATATCCAAGCTTCTATGTAGTGAACAAGAGCGATGTGACGCTTCAGGCAAGTGATATGGTTCGTACACTTCCGAAATTCCAGAAGAAACCGACTGTGTCCGACTTCGTCGTTCGATATGCTTTTGTGGGGGCGGATAAAGCCTCGTACTCAGGGCTTGCATCTCTCTATCGGGATTATCTGATGCAAAACGGCGGACTTCCCGAGTTAAACGCCAGCAAAGAGCAGAGTAACGTTCCCTTTTATCTGCAACTGTTCGGTGGCATGACAACAAGGCAGCATATGCTGGGCATACCGTATGATTCAACAGAGGCTTTGACCACATTTGATGAAGCCAAAAACATTCTCTCCGCCTTGACGGAGAAGAAGGTATCCAATATTCAGGTGCGCTATGCGGGATGGCTTAACGGCGGACTTCATCATCGACTGCCGGATTCCATCCAAGTAGATGGCGCGGTAGGCGGGAAAAAGGGATTGCGGGATTTCAGCACATACACACAAGAAGCGGGCATCGGCTTCTATCCCGATATCGCTCTGCTGAATGTGCAATCCAAAAAAGGGTTTAAACCGTCCAAAGAAGCTTCACGCACATTAACTCAGGAACCGGCGGTCTTGTATCCGATGAACCAGGCCATCCAGCGGCGGGACCGGGATCGTTCACCATCCTATGTGCTTTCGCCCAACATGCTGGAGGACGTAACGGCAGACATGTTAGATGAGCTGAGGTCCCTTCAAAAGGATGGACTGTCACTAAGCTTGAATGATCTGGCAGCTCAGTTAAACAGCGATATGAATCCGAAAAAGCTGGTGGACCGAACACAAGCGCTTGGCTCCGTAAAGAAGGCACTTGAACAGATCGGGCAGCAGGCTGGCTCGCTTGTCGCTGAAGGCGGGAACGCTTATGCCCTGCCGTATGTAACTGGTCTGACAGATGCGCCGATGACCAGCAGTCGTTTCAAGCTGGAGGATGAAGAGATTCCGTTCTATCAGCTCGTTGTACACGGCAGCATCGGTTATACGGGTACGCCATACAATCTCTCCACATTTACCAATGCAAGGCAATATGTGCTGAAGCTGATTGAATATGGAGCCAGTCCTTACTTTGCATGGTTCAATGCGCCAAACCATGTTGTGAAAGAAACGGATTATGATGATCTCTACGCGGCGAATTATGAACAATGGATCGATCTGGCTGCCGAGATCTACAACGAGGTGAACCAGGTGAACCAACCATTTGCCGGACGTTCCATGATATCTCATGAATCCCTGGAGGAGGGCGTCTTCCGGACAACATATGAAGGTGGCGGGTTCGTAATCGTCAATTATAACGACTTCCCTGTTGAAGTTGACAACGATACAGTGGAAGCCCAAAGCTATGTGACTGGTGGTGAGCAGCTCTGAAGACGCTCCTGAAATGGAAATGGGGAAGTCGTACGTATGCTCAGCAGAAAGCCATGTGGGGCGTAATCTACGTGCTTCCCTGGCTCATTGGTTTTGTGTTGTTTTTCTTCATTCCGCTGTTAGCCTCTCTGCGATACAGCATGAGTACAATTCAAGCTAACGCGGAAGGCATAGCGATTCAATTCAACGGGGTTGCCAATTATATTCAGGCGCTGACCGTCAATACAAGCTTTAACCGTGCGTTAATTGAGGCGATCACAGACGTGCTCATCAACGTACCGCTTATCGTTATATTCAGTCTGTTCCTTGCCGTCATCCTGAATCAGAAGTTCAGGGGCCGGGCTGTAGCTCGGTCGATCTTTTTCCTGCCCGTTATTCTGGCATCGGGAGTGATTATGACACTGGAGAGCACCAGCCTGATTGAAGCGGTTAATCAGAGCAGCACAGGTGGAAGCTCACTCGGGACATTTGAACTCGAAAATCTGATGGTTAACGCCGGAGTGAGCGATTGGATCGTTACGTATCTGAGCAGCGCCGTAGATCGGATCTATCAGATCGTCAGTCAATCCGGTGTACAGATTTTGATCTTTTTGGCAGGGATCCAGACAATTTCCCCTCAACTGTATGAGGCTTCGAAGATGGAAGGGGCGACGGGTTATGAAGCCTTCTGGAAAATTACGTTCCCGATGGTCAGCCCGCTTATTTTTGTCAATGCGATCTATACGATCATTGATTCGTTTGCCAATAACGCCATGACGGAACTGATCCGGGATACCGGCTTCGTCAAATTTGACTTTGGATTAAGTTCTGCCATGGCATGGGTTTACTTTCTGGCCATTGCCATCATTCTGGTTATCGTAAACATCATTTTCTCGAAGCGAGTCTTCTATCAAGATTAGAAAGGAGGGTGTCCCACGTGACAACATCACGATTATTATCGCTGGAGCATTGGAAAGGCTGGCTGTGGGCCATGATCCGATTCGTTCTGATTACCGGGCTTTCCTTCGTTATCCTGTTTCCCATATTTCAGAAGGTTTCCACATCCATCAAAGCTAAAGGTGATCTGTATTCGGCAGTGGTGGTGTGGATTCCACAGAACTTCTCCATCGACAATTTTAAAGAGGCGATACGCGTAATGGATTACTGGGCAACGCTGTTTAATACGTTTGCCCTGTCTGCAACGACTACACTGCTGACTACAGCATCCTGTGCACTTGCAGGATACGGATTCGCCAGACTGAAATTCAGGGGAAGCAACTGGCTGTTTGCTGGTGTAATTCTGACGATTCTTGTACCACCAACGACCATTCTCATTCCGGTATACCTGAATCTGAAAAGCTTTGATCTCATGGGGCTTATGACGCTTATAGCCGGTAAACCTGTTAATTTGCTTAATACCTATTGGCCGTTTATTCTGACGGCGATTACGGCCAATTCACTTAAGGCCGGTTTGTACATCTTTATCTTCCGGCAATTTTTCAGAGGTATTCCGAAGGAAGTGGAGGAGGCGGCCTATGTAGACGGCGCGGGCATCGGACGAACATTTTCAAGAATCATGCTGCCCAATGCCATTCCGTCCATGGTAACAGTCATGCTGTTTTCCTTCGTATGGCAGTGGAACGACAGCTTCTATACAACGACTTATCTGACTTCAAGTAAAGTCATGTCGACTCAGTTATCGTCCCTTCCGTATAATCTGGCCCAGCAGGTTACTGACGGTGCAGCTTCCCAAGCCGATCCGTTCTATCTGAGTATGATCCAGGATACAGGAATTCTTCTTGCCATTCTGCCTTTGATCATCATCTATTTGTTTGTGCAACGATATTTCGTAGAGAGTGTAGAGCGTACGGGAATCGTAGGTTAAGTTAAGTTCTTCTGTACGTTTGGAGTGGGATCAGACTGGAAGAGGGAGGAGGAACTTCATGCAACATTCCATCTGTGAAAAGGGGGCATGTAACGATCTCATGAACGTCTGCTCACAGCAGAACCGCGATCCTTCCCTGCGCAGGATCCCCCTGCTGGTGTGGAACGGGCTGCGGGAGCGGGCGCCGACCTGAGCGATCTGTTTGATCAGAGATACTCTGACGGAGCTTACCTCGCATTATTGCAAGGCAATATATCAGATCAGGAGGAATTAAAGTGAAGAAGTTCATGACATCTTGTAAACTTGTACTCATTCTGGCTTTATTGATCACAATTACTCCATGGGGAGGCAGCCGTGCCGAAGCATGGGTGGGCATGCCGATGGGCAAGCTTCACGTAAACGGCAAAAACCTGGTGAACAGCAACAACCAGCCTGTGCTACTGAACGGTTGGCATCAACCCACAGGTGCCTACTGGACATATCAGGACAGCAATTATTATCTCAATCTGCACGGCAATAACCGTCATGCAGCTACACTGGCTTATCTGAAAGACATTACCGATACTTTTGCTGACACCAGCGCGAAGTACGGAAGCAACCATGGCTGGAATATGAATCAGGTACGTCTGTTCATCGATCGTCAGGACATGGGAGATGTGGCTGCTGGTACATATAACTTTGCCGGTGTGCAGACCGTTACGCAAAATGTAATTATTCCGTACATTCAATATGCCAAAACAAAAGGTGTCTATGTTGTCCTGGGACTGGACTTCACATTGAAGGATGATCAGGCAACAACACCTGCCAACCTGCAAAAATTCAACGAAATCTGGGGTTATCTCGCTTCACGCCCGGAGATCAAAAGTGCAGACAACGTTCACTTCGAACTGGTCAACGAACCGGTGAAATCCTATGCCAATGGACATTGGGGTGGATACAACGGGGAAAATGACTTTGTGGATCACTGGAATGACTTGCGTAATTTCCAAAATTCCATGATTTCAACAATTCGCAGCAAAGGTGCGGACAATGTCATCTGGGCGGCAGGTCTGGGATACAACCAATTTTACAGCTTGACGGCAAGCCATCCATTGACTGATCCGCTCAATAACTATGGATATGCGGTTCACTGGTACCCTGGTTATGGCGCATATGACAACTTCTCTATCCTGCAAGATCAGTGGAATACCAACGTGAAGGCAGCCGCTGACAAATATCCGATTAATATTACCGAGGTAACCTGGTTCAAAAACAAACCTGGCGATTCGGCCTATTGGAACTTGTTTAATGGCAGCAATGAAGGGTTTGGCACCAATACCAAAACGATCTTCAACGCAGCAGGCAATGTCAGCATTGCAGCTCATATGAACGGATTCATTCTAAGTGAAGGACCACGAAGCTCCTTTGCCGACCCAACGGCTGGGCTGAAATGGGATGGAGATGCTTCACGGAGTGCCATGGGACGATTCCTGTTTAACTGGTACCATGAACGTGCTCAGACTTACCCTGGCAGTGGACCAGGTGGACCAACAACAGGTCTTGTATCCGGTGCAACCTATAAAATTGTAGCCCGGCATTCCAACAAGGTTATTGATGTCCCAGGTGGTCTAAACGAAAATAATCTTCAGCTCCAGCAGTGGAGTGATCTGGGCGGTAACCCTCAGAAGTGGGTTCTGACTTCGATCGGTAACGGCAACTATACACTGACAAGTGTGAACTCGCCGGACAAAGTCATCGACATTCGCAACGGTACCAACACCAATGGGGAAGTGGTCCAGCTCATGAGCAATCTGAACACAACTGCTCAGCATTTTAAGGTCAACGATCTTGGTAACGGGTACTGGAGTATCATCAACGTGAACAGCAATAAAGCGATTGAAGTGGCAAACGCTTCCACTTCGGATGGAGCCAAGCTGCAGCAGAACACCTACACGGGTGCTACAAACCAACAATGGAAATTTGTAGCCGTTAGCAACTAATAGCACAACGTTAAACAAAACCTCCCCAAGTCATTTCATGTCTTGGGGAGGTTTTTTGCGTTTATTACTGATACTTTGAGAATGAGCCCATGCGAAGGTAAAATACAACTATATTTGTGCGCTAACCCGCAGAGTGACAATTATTTTCATGCAAGCATTGTACGCTACAGTATGTAAATGTACCATAAGGAAGAAGTTGTACCTTCACCAGGAAGAAATGCCCGGTGTATCATTGAACAGCTACCTTATCACAGAGAAATGTAAGCGCTTGATAAAAAGAGGGAGGGTACATATGCAGCTCCTATGGTCCAAATTTTCACCCGTGTTCCGCCGATTCCTCATTTCGTATCTTGTCATTCTGATGATTCCTCAAATTGCGGGATATGCCTCTTACCGAGCTTCTATTGAAGCGGCCCGTTCCAGCTCCATTGAAAACAGCTTGAAGTCGCTGAGTCTCGGGAAAGAGATCATTGAGCGAAATCTTCTTCAAGTCGAAGCTTTTACCAGACAGCTTGCTGTCAATCCCGATTTGCAAAATTTAA
Proteins encoded in this region:
- a CDS encoding NHL repeat-containing protein, which produces MRRSTWNKRKSIIMGMICLLLFVQEAPYVNADGKTDAYHYSFWGDAVPSPAAYEATTIITGKKLNTTPMKEPSDMHVTANQHVFVLDSGNGRIIEMDRNFKLVRTIDSFEQEGKEDHFKNPQGLYVTEKGHLLVADSDNHRVVHLDEQGKLVKIVSEPKSDLLKADFQFKPMRIVMDKGERIYVMAEGVFDGFMEFSADGTFSSFIGANRVQVDPVEYLWKRFATREQRSQMVMFTPTEFTNLDMDEEGFIYATSGDRGKDPVKKLNAQGTDILRREGYQTPQGDLLYTQEAGPSRLIDVDVGDSDMYSVLDSSKGRIFTYNGDGYLLHIYGGIGNRLGQFNTPVALERAGDRMLVLDKALGEITVFQTTEYGRTLHEAVRSYYNGDEDQSSVLFAQAAEMNANLEYAYAGIGKALLRQKEYAESAKYFKRSMEPKGYSKAFLLYRKELMREHFSWMMSGIFLAVAAIVTVIIVRRQKRRTTNAGIK
- a CDS encoding carbohydrate ABC transporter permease, translated to MTTSRLLSLEHWKGWLWAMIRFVLITGLSFVILFPIFQKVSTSIKAKGDLYSAVVVWIPQNFSIDNFKEAIRVMDYWATLFNTFALSATTTLLTTASCALAGYGFARLKFRGSNWLFAGVILTILVPPTTILIPVYLNLKSFDLMGLMTLIAGKPVNLLNTYWPFILTAITANSLKAGLYIFIFRQFFRGIPKEVEEAAYVDGAGIGRTFSRIMLPNAIPSMVTVMLFSFVWQWNDSFYTTTYLTSSKVMSTQLSSLPYNLAQQVTDGAASQADPFYLSMIQDTGILLAILPLIIIYLFVQRYFVESVERTGIVG
- a CDS encoding YIP1 family protein → MQASSKQLYQYPLHLIFHPFDGYWEMKYERNQRNSLLIAFMILMLLVITKILHAQYSGFLINLSNPKYLNSLLEMLYVIIPVLFWCVANWSLTTLMDGEGKFSEIFMSTCFALVPLFLIHFPWIWLSLVISQQETAFYYFSNALAVVWTVYLLFVGNMTVHQYTPAKTVLTMLLTLVAMAFMAFLCLLFFSLVQQIVSFVVTIYQELVLRG
- a CDS encoding DUF5696 domain-containing protein codes for the protein MNYTVAKKITGMLLAGSLLLGGCQFSPTPLAHETVTAADQTDFPSLPPGEKLKSSFSDVRLPGMVGIAQNAALQLFINEETAEIAVIHTQSGQIWRSNPADREQDGVAAGINKDLLSSQTKLSFFNSLGQSSTVNSFTDSVAHKQISYEVLPSGVRVHYQFGSTERSIEDLPMKISKERFEQRLLAQLDKAGQRALKVGYAEDKDEGAYVRIDKAMQGLQLSRALKAFDTAGYTSEDLAQDHAEFGIEEERSGPRLFMLTMEYELDGEDLLVRVPSSGIHFPEEYPINSISVMDYFGAGGSEEEGSILVPDGSGALIHFNNGKLQYPAYQQDIYGPDMTMKLREASSNEARARLPVFGLIRKEGAFLGIIEEGDAVAVVNADISGKLNSYNNVYPSFYVVNKSDVTLQASDMVRTLPKFQKKPTVSDFVVRYAFVGADKASYSGLASLYRDYLMQNGGLPELNASKEQSNVPFYLQLFGGMTTRQHMLGIPYDSTEALTTFDEAKNILSALTEKKVSNIQVRYAGWLNGGLHHRLPDSIQVDGAVGGKKGLRDFSTYTQEAGIGFYPDIALLNVQSKKGFKPSKEASRTLTQEPAVLYPMNQAIQRRDRDRSPSYVLSPNMLEDVTADMLDELRSLQKDGLSLSLNDLAAQLNSDMNPKKLVDRTQALGSVKKALEQIGQQAGSLVAEGGNAYALPYVTGLTDAPMTSSRFKLEDEEIPFYQLVVHGSIGYTGTPYNLSTFTNARQYVLKLIEYGASPYFAWFNAPNHVVKETDYDDLYAANYEQWIDLAAEIYNEVNQVNQPFAGRSMISHESLEEGVFRTTYEGGGFVIVNYNDFPVEVDNDTVEAQSYVTGGEQL
- a CDS encoding sugar ABC transporter permease, whose product is MQAKTTKTAAAPAVHTRQVGWWSLLKRDLYLSRHYYVLMAPFMLIFFMFTVIPVGISLGLSFFHFNMLELPRFVGWQNYSRLFLNDDVFLIALKNTLLFAVITGPLSYIACFLFAWIINELSPKIRAVMTLVFYAPSISGNVFFIWLIIFSGDSYGYMNGFLMRLGVVLEPIQWLADEKYVLAIVIIVQLWLSLGTSFLAFIAGLQTIDRSLVEAGTVDGIKNRWQELWYITLPSMRPQLMFGAVMQITASFAVAEISIALAGFPSVNYAAHTVVTHLMDFGTIRFEMGYASAIATVLFALMLGTNVFTQKMLRKIGE
- a CDS encoding carbohydrate ABC transporter permease, with the protein product MTSKVRAVFGMPKRLNRSFTVSLMLFALLGVFGSFMVLPLIYAVNNAFKPLDELFIFPPRFWVNNPTTENFADLINLMGNSWVPLSRYIANTLLITILGTAGHILLASAAAYPLAKYRFPGSKVLFTIVILSLMFSPHVTAIPNYMVMSWLGWINTHASIIVPSLAFSLGLFLMKQFMEQIPDALLEAAKIDGANEYRIFWSIVMPNVKPAWLTLMILQFPALWGTDGGSFIYSENLKTLHYALSQIVQGGIARAGVGAAVALLLMIVPITLFIISQSSVMQTMATSGMKE
- a CDS encoding RICIN domain-containing protein yields the protein MKKFMTSCKLVLILALLITITPWGGSRAEAWVGMPMGKLHVNGKNLVNSNNQPVLLNGWHQPTGAYWTYQDSNYYLNLHGNNRHAATLAYLKDITDTFADTSAKYGSNHGWNMNQVRLFIDRQDMGDVAAGTYNFAGVQTVTQNVIIPYIQYAKTKGVYVVLGLDFTLKDDQATTPANLQKFNEIWGYLASRPEIKSADNVHFELVNEPVKSYANGHWGGYNGENDFVDHWNDLRNFQNSMISTIRSKGADNVIWAAGLGYNQFYSLTASHPLTDPLNNYGYAVHWYPGYGAYDNFSILQDQWNTNVKAAADKYPINITEVTWFKNKPGDSAYWNLFNGSNEGFGTNTKTIFNAAGNVSIAAHMNGFILSEGPRSSFADPTAGLKWDGDASRSAMGRFLFNWYHERAQTYPGSGPGGPTTGLVSGATYKIVARHSNKVIDVPGGLNENNLQLQQWSDLGGNPQKWVLTSIGNGNYTLTSVNSPDKVIDIRNGTNTNGEVVQLMSNLNTTAQHFKVNDLGNGYWSIINVNSNKAIEVANASTSDGAKLQQNTYTGATNQQWKFVAVSN
- a CDS encoding sugar ABC transporter permease, with protein sequence MWGVIYVLPWLIGFVLFFFIPLLASLRYSMSTIQANAEGIAIQFNGVANYIQALTVNTSFNRALIEAITDVLINVPLIVIFSLFLAVILNQKFRGRAVARSIFFLPVILASGVIMTLESTSLIEAVNQSSTGGSSLGTFELENLMVNAGVSDWIVTYLSSAVDRIYQIVSQSGVQILIFLAGIQTISPQLYEASKMEGATGYEAFWKITFPMVSPLIFVNAIYTIIDSFANNAMTELIRDTGFVKFDFGLSSAMAWVYFLAIAIILVIVNIIFSKRVFYQD